One Eubacteriales bacterium mix99 genomic window carries:
- the miaA gene encoding tRNA (adenosine(37)-N6)-dimethylallyltransferase MiaA — MKKIPLVVIVGPTGVGKTDLAIRLAKGIHGEIVSADSMQIYRYMNIGTAKPTLEERQGIPHYMMDVVEPDEAFNAALFQKGAGESIRKINAGKKLPILAGGTGLYINSILYPMGFTDAAEDPEYRSHLNKVLEQHDNQYLHDLLEQTDPDTAARLHPNDTRRTIRALEVYHVTGKTMMEFRQDYHNMESPCYDWMLYGLTMGRSKLYERINKRVDRMIQSGLVKEVKKLLDMGYRGDLVSMQGLGYKEILHYLEGRSTWEEAVELLKRNTRRFAKRQLTWFQREKRIHWLDGNQSEDRSFLCDQIISDIEKKWSF; from the coding sequence ATGAAAAAGATACCTTTGGTTGTGATTGTGGGGCCGACAGGGGTTGGTAAAACCGATCTGGCAATCCGGCTGGCGAAAGGAATTCATGGAGAAATTGTATCCGCAGATTCCATGCAGATTTACCGATACATGAATATCGGAACGGCAAAGCCGACCCTGGAGGAACGGCAGGGGATTCCTCATTACATGATGGATGTTGTGGAGCCGGATGAAGCGTTCAATGCGGCTCTTTTCCAGAAAGGTGCAGGGGAAAGCATACGAAAAATCAACGCAGGGAAAAAGCTGCCCATCCTGGCTGGGGGCACCGGTTTATATATCAATTCCATTCTGTATCCCATGGGTTTTACGGATGCAGCGGAGGATCCGGAATATCGGAGCCATTTAAACAAGGTGCTGGAACAGCATGATAACCAATACTTACATGATCTTCTGGAACAGACCGATCCGGACACGGCAGCAAGGCTGCATCCCAATGATACAAGAAGGACGATACGCGCTCTGGAAGTCTATCATGTTACCGGAAAGACCATGATGGAATTTCGCCAGGATTATCATAATATGGAATCTCCCTGTTATGACTGGATGCTTTACGGATTGACTATGGGCCGATCAAAACTGTATGAAAGAATCAACAAAAGAGTGGATCGGATGATACAGTCCGGATTGGTAAAGGAAGTAAAGAAACTGTTGGATATGGGCTATCGGGGAGATCTGGTTTCCATGCAGGGCCTGGGTTACAAGGAGATCCTCCATTATCTGGAGGGACGATCCACCTGGGAGGAAGCAGTGGAACTGCTGAAAAGGAATACCAGAAGATTTGCAAAACGCCAGCTGACGTGGTTTCAGAGAGAGAAGAGAATTCATTGGCTGGATGGAAATCAGTCGGAAGATAGATCCTTCCTTTGTGACCAGATAATTTCCGATATTGAGAAAAAATGGTCTTTCTAA
- a CDS encoding tyrosine-type recombinase/integrase, with product MADTTSYSEKKGQRNVIKLRKILRDLPSFCKEYFRGTETTTSILTRVNYAYDLRLFFEFLTKEVPEFKDKVPQQLTIEDLKKVEAVHLEMFLEHMSLYNRTEDEFTVENHEPGKARKLSAIRSCFSHFYKKGYLDRNVAELVDIPKIHEKAIIRLDVDEVARLLDSVENGEGLTKTQKRYHKYTRQRDLTLLTLFLGTGIRISECVGLNITDFDFHTNGFKITRKGGDQVLLYFSDEVRKALLDYLKERKKITPLPGHEDAFFLSLQRKRLSNRAIQNLVKKYARIISPLKKISPHKLRSTYGTTLYRETGDIYLVADVLGHKDVNTTRKHYAAISDDKRRMAARVVKLRDE from the coding sequence ATGGCGGATACTACTTCATACAGTGAAAAAAAAGGTCAGCGGAATGTCATAAAACTACGAAAGATTCTAAGGGATCTCCCCTCCTTCTGCAAGGAATATTTCCGTGGTACGGAGACGACTACTTCCATCTTGACAAGAGTCAATTATGCCTATGATCTTCGACTGTTTTTTGAATTCCTTACAAAGGAAGTTCCGGAGTTCAAGGATAAAGTCCCTCAGCAGCTCACAATTGAAGATTTGAAAAAAGTGGAAGCCGTTCATTTGGAAATGTTCCTCGAGCATATGTCGCTCTATAACCGAACAGAAGATGAGTTCACTGTCGAGAATCATGAACCCGGCAAAGCCAGAAAACTTTCCGCGATCCGCTCCTGCTTCTCTCACTTTTACAAAAAGGGCTACCTGGATCGAAATGTAGCGGAATTGGTCGATATTCCAAAAATCCACGAAAAAGCAATTATCCGGTTGGATGTCGATGAGGTGGCCAGGCTGCTGGATTCGGTTGAGAATGGTGAAGGCCTGACAAAAACCCAGAAAAGGTATCATAAATATACCCGCCAGAGGGATCTCACCCTGTTGACGCTCTTTCTGGGAACGGGTATCCGCATCAGTGAATGCGTTGGCCTGAACATTACGGATTTTGACTTCCATACCAATGGATTTAAAATCACCCGTAAAGGCGGTGATCAGGTACTTCTCTACTTCAGTGACGAGGTCCGCAAGGCTTTGCTGGACTACCTGAAGGAGAGGAAAAAAATAACCCCTCTTCCGGGTCATGAGGATGCCTTTTTTCTATCGCTGCAGCGAAAACGGTTAAGCAATCGTGCCATTCAGAATCTGGTCAAAAAATACGCCCGAATTATAAGTCCATTGAAAAAGATATCCCCTCATAAGCTTCGCAGTACTTATGGTACGACTCTTTACCGGGAGACAGGTGATATTTATCTGGTGGCAGATGTACTTGGGCATAAGGATGTAAATACGACCAGAAAGCACTATGCTGCCATCAGCGATGATAAAAGGCGGATGGCAGCCCGGGTGGTTAAATTGAGAGACGAATAA
- a CDS encoding methionine gamma-lyase family protein: MNYSDYYLNEMHIHPKALSFVRNAQRDIQKKFTDLNEMAEYHQARILNVFGKHRISPRHFIGTTGYGYGDDGRDALDEVYRDIFGGESALVRPQWVSGTHVLSDSLFALLRPGDILLSVTGCPYDTLNDVIGIREAVPGSLREWNVSYQEVDFSPEGNIDRDKIKEKLENKRIKTILIQRSKGYGWRKSLTVSEIGDTISFIRSLRPDVFILVDNCYGEFTEEREPSSVNADLTVGSLIKNPGGGLAPTGAYAVGTKRAIDLLSQRLTSPGIGKEEGSFPYGYILYYQGLFLAPHTVAEALKGAVLAGRIFHQLGYRVLPEWEEHRSDIIQSIEFRSARELIAFCQAIQSASPVDGHVVPYPWDMPGYEHQVIMAAGTFVQGASIELSADAPIREPYIAYLQGGLTYAHVKLAMMKVLTRMYEEGFIQL; this comes from the coding sequence ATGAATTATTCAGATTATTACCTGAACGAAATGCATATCCATCCAAAAGCACTGTCCTTTGTCCGGAATGCCCAACGGGATATCCAAAAGAAGTTTACTGATTTGAATGAAATGGCAGAATATCATCAGGCAAGAATACTCAATGTATTTGGAAAGCACAGGATCAGTCCGAGACATTTTATCGGTACCACCGGTTATGGATATGGAGATGACGGGAGAGATGCACTGGATGAGGTCTATCGTGATATTTTTGGAGGGGAGAGTGCGCTGGTACGGCCCCAGTGGGTGTCGGGGACCCATGTATTGAGTGACAGCCTGTTTGCCCTGTTACGGCCAGGCGATATCCTTTTGTCGGTTACCGGATGTCCCTATGATACCCTGAATGACGTTATTGGCATCCGGGAAGCTGTCCCGGGATCGCTCCGGGAATGGAATGTTTCCTATCAGGAAGTGGACTTTTCCCCGGAGGGCAACATCGATCGTGACAAAATAAAAGAAAAGCTGGAAAATAAGCGGATCAAAACGATCCTCATTCAAAGATCCAAGGGATATGGATGGAGAAAATCCCTGACCGTCTCAGAAATAGGGGATACCATATCCTTTATCAGGAGTCTTCGTCCGGATGTATTCATCCTGGTAGACAACTGCTATGGAGAATTTACGGAAGAAAGGGAACCCAGCAGTGTGAATGCCGATCTGACGGTGGGATCCCTGATTAAAAATCCAGGAGGTGGTCTGGCACCAACAGGAGCCTACGCTGTCGGTACCAAACGGGCCATTGATCTTTTGTCACAGAGGTTAACCTCCCCTGGAATCGGAAAAGAAGAAGGTTCCTTTCCGTATGGGTATATCCTGTATTATCAGGGGCTGTTCCTTGCGCCACACACTGTGGCAGAGGCCCTGAAGGGAGCTGTCCTGGCCGGAAGGATATTCCACCAGTTGGGATATCGGGTCCTGCCGGAATGGGAGGAACATCGATCGGACATCATTCAATCCATTGAATTCCGATCCGCGAGGGAGCTGATCGCTTTCTGTCAGGCGATTCAATCTGCATCTCCCGTTGACGGACATGTGGTACCCTATCCCTGGGATATGCCTGGCTATGAGCATCAGGTCATTATGGCAGCAGGCACTTTCGTGCAGGGGGCTTCCATTGAACTCAGCGCAGATGCCCCCATCCGGGAACCCTATATTGCCTATCTGCAGGGAGGTCTGACCTATGCACATGTCAAACTGGCAATGATGAAAGTGCTTACAAGAATGTACGAGGAGGGCTTTATTCAGCTTTGA
- the hfq gene encoding RNA chaperone Hfq, whose protein sequence is MASKSTIVLQDVFLNQARKEHVPVTVHLTNGFQLKGIVKGFDNFIIIMESDGKQMMMYKHAISTITPARPVSFGNAIQEPEEE, encoded by the coding sequence ATGGCATCAAAATCAACCATTGTCTTACAGGATGTATTCCTGAATCAGGCCAGAAAGGAACATGTTCCTGTTACCGTTCATCTGACCAATGGATTTCAGTTGAAGGGCATAGTGAAGGGATTTGATAATTTTATCATTATCATGGAGAGCGATGGAAAGCAAATGATGATGTACAAGCATGCGATTTCCACCATTACCCCTGCCCGTCCTGTTTCTTTCGGGAATGCCATACAGGAGCCGGAAGAAGAGTAA
- the mutL gene encoding DNA mismatch repair endonuclease MutL, which translates to MPIIHKLDHFIVNQIAAGEVVERPASIVKELMENSIDADAKAITLEVENGGISFLRVTDNGTGMEEDDAKASFQRHATSKISDADDLSNIQTLGFRGEALASICSVSQMEMMTRQRNALSGYRLVNHGGEMIRVEEAGCPEGTTILVRNLFYNAPARLKFLKSPRSETAAISELTAKLILAHPEISFKYISNGKIIYHSPGTNCLLDAILTIYGKDVKNELIAIDAKPAGSSLSVSGYVGKPSLARTNRSHQSFFVNGRYIKSPLLSQCVEEAARDQTMINHFPWCVLSIHLPSRDIDVNVHPSKTEIRFRDQKEIYQLLLKYLKGFLEEKPYIPSVNVQENQPESVQLDALPSVSSSSFSDMDSPDADHSEPDHSTTVSKDGESAAEDLSQMQKDIPLQMKEEMASRPMYIRKEEEDLRTSGMNAGKDDNPMDACRFMKMNIIGSAFSTFILAETDTNLYIIDQHAAHERLLYEKFKDAIQKQEVLSQQLSPPYVLEVTHDEYLVLSESLQNLSSVGFDMEPFGGKSFLVRAVPVLVKESGIRDLFRELLDQPDYKAGNTRLLLQKEDIIRMSCKKAVKANDKLSENEIRSLLRDLSRKKIPLTCPHGRPILITISRYELEKKFKRIV; encoded by the coding sequence ATGCCGATCATACATAAACTGGATCATTTTATAGTGAATCAGATCGCGGCCGGCGAAGTGGTGGAGCGGCCGGCTTCCATTGTCAAGGAACTGATGGAAAATTCCATTGATGCAGATGCAAAGGCCATCACCCTGGAAGTGGAAAATGGAGGCATTTCCTTTCTCCGTGTGACAGACAACGGAACAGGCATGGAGGAAGACGATGCAAAAGCGTCCTTTCAGCGGCATGCCACCAGCAAGATATCCGATGCAGACGACTTAAGCAACATTCAAACCCTTGGCTTTCGGGGAGAAGCCCTGGCAAGTATCTGCTCTGTTTCTCAGATGGAAATGATGACAAGGCAAAGAAATGCGTTATCCGGATATCGCCTGGTCAATCATGGAGGCGAGATGATCCGCGTGGAAGAGGCAGGATGTCCGGAAGGTACGACGATTCTTGTCCGCAACCTGTTCTACAATGCTCCGGCCAGGTTGAAGTTTCTGAAATCTCCACGAAGTGAAACTGCCGCCATCAGTGAGCTGACTGCCAAACTGATTCTGGCTCACCCTGAAATCTCCTTCAAGTATATCAGCAATGGGAAAATTATTTATCACTCTCCGGGAACAAATTGCCTTTTGGATGCGATCCTTACCATATATGGAAAGGATGTAAAAAATGAGCTGATCGCAATAGATGCGAAACCGGCTGGAAGCAGCCTGTCCGTTTCTGGCTATGTGGGGAAACCTTCCCTTGCCAGAACCAACCGCAGTCATCAATCCTTCTTTGTAAACGGGAGATATATCAAAAGCCCGCTATTGTCCCAGTGCGTGGAGGAAGCCGCCCGGGATCAGACCATGATCAATCATTTTCCCTGGTGCGTTTTAAGCATCCATTTGCCTTCCAGGGACATTGATGTAAATGTTCACCCATCCAAAACCGAAATCCGATTCCGGGACCAGAAGGAAATCTATCAACTCCTTCTGAAGTATCTGAAAGGATTTCTGGAAGAGAAGCCCTATATACCTTCTGTGAATGTGCAGGAAAATCAACCGGAGTCCGTCCAGCTGGATGCGTTGCCATCCGTGTCATCCTCATCCTTCTCGGATATGGATTCCCCGGATGCGGATCATTCCGAACCGGACCATTCCACCACCGTTTCGAAGGACGGGGAATCCGCTGCAGAAGACCTCTCACAGATGCAGAAAGACATTCCTCTGCAGATGAAGGAAGAAATGGCTTCCAGGCCCATGTATATCCGAAAGGAAGAGGAGGATCTCCGGACTTCCGGTATGAATGCAGGCAAAGATGACAATCCTATGGATGCCTGTCGTTTTATGAAGATGAATATTATAGGGAGCGCTTTTTCTACTTTTATTCTGGCAGAAACGGATACGAATCTTTACATTATTGATCAACATGCTGCCCATGAGCGCTTGCTTTATGAAAAGTTTAAGGATGCCATACAGAAACAGGAAGTACTCAGCCAGCAATTATCTCCCCCTTATGTATTGGAAGTCACCCATGACGAGTATCTGGTTTTGTCGGAGAGCCTGCAGAATCTTTCTTCCGTCGGTTTTGACATGGAGCCTTTTGGGGGAAAGTCTTTTCTTGTCCGGGCTGTCCCTGTTTTAGTAAAGGAGTCCGGTATAAGGGACTTGTTCCGGGAATTGCTGGATCAGCCGGATTACAAGGCAGGCAATACCAGACTGCTCCTGCAGAAGGAGGACATCATCCGGATGTCCTGTAAGAAAGCCGTAAAGGCCAATGATAAATTATCAGAAAATGAAATCCGGAGCCTGTTGAGAGATCTGAGCCGTAAAAAAATTCCATTGACCTGTCCTCATGGAAGGCCGATCCTGATCACAATAAGCCGATATGAACTGGAGAAAAAATTCAAGAGAATAGTGTAA
- the lexA gene encoding transcriptional repressor LexA codes for MSKPLSDKQRRILEYLKQEIRTKGYPPSVREIGEAVGLKSTSTVHGYLERLEKKGLIRRDPSKPRAIEILDQSTCFTKKEVVNVPIVGQVTAGQPILAVENIEDTFPIPTDYLHNSDAFMLSVRGESMIGAGILNGDYVIVQKQSTAENGEIVVALIEDEATVKTFYKEKDVFRLQPENPQMDPIYVQDVRILGKVIGVIRMFR; via the coding sequence ATGTCGAAACCCCTTAGCGATAAGCAAAGGAGAATTCTTGAATATCTGAAACAGGAAATCCGCACCAAGGGCTATCCCCCGTCTGTTCGCGAAATTGGCGAAGCTGTGGGGCTGAAGTCTACTTCCACTGTTCACGGATATCTGGAGCGGCTAGAGAAGAAAGGCCTTATTCGCAGAGACCCCAGCAAACCCAGAGCGATAGAAATATTGGATCAGTCTACCTGCTTTACCAAAAAAGAAGTCGTCAATGTACCGATTGTAGGGCAGGTTACAGCAGGACAACCGATTCTTGCCGTGGAAAACATAGAAGACACCTTCCCCATTCCTACGGATTATCTACATAACAGTGATGCTTTCATGCTTTCCGTCCGTGGAGAGAGCATGATTGGGGCAGGAATCCTCAATGGGGATTATGTGATTGTTCAAAAGCAATCGACCGCGGAGAATGGTGAAATTGTCGTTGCCCTGATAGAAGATGAGGCGACGGTAAAGACATTCTATAAGGAAAAGGATGTCTTTCGCCTGCAGCCGGAAAATCCCCAAATGGATCCCATTTATGTTCAGGATGTCAGGATCCTGGGGAAAGTCATCGGCGTGATCCGGATGTTCCGGTAA
- a CDS encoding LysM peptidoglycan-binding domain-containing protein, translated as MESKLHSANKRVGKKRTWHIRSGWRLSFFITLVLTLLLSTMSFFLFKGNAMDTSSHCLVWDVEEGDTLWTIASAYLPPGRDIRDYVDEIKERNQLRTPNIAAGQQLLIPVP; from the coding sequence ATGGAGTCAAAATTGCATTCCGCAAACAAACGCGTTGGTAAAAAGAGGACCTGGCATATCCGATCCGGATGGCGATTGAGTTTTTTTATTACATTGGTACTCACTTTGTTACTGTCCACAATGTCTTTCTTCCTGTTCAAAGGCAATGCCATGGACACATCGAGCCACTGTCTTGTATGGGACGTTGAAGAGGGAGATACCCTCTGGACAATTGCATCCGCCTATTTGCCCCCGGGAAGGGATATACGGGACTATGTGGATGAAATCAAGGAACGAAATCAGCTAAGGACCCCCAATATCGCAGCAGGTCAGCAGCTTCTGATCCCTGTTCCCTGA
- a CDS encoding pyridoxal phosphate-dependent aminotransferase → MILSKKACGISESLTLSIDAKAKKMKSEGYDVVGFGAGEPDFPTPDFIVQAAREALDKGFTKYTPSSGTLQLRQAICKKFERENHITYTPDEVIVSNGAKHSLYNIFQAILNPGDEVIIPGPYWLSYPEMVRMADGVPVVVDVREEDGFRVSADDLRKVITPGTKAFVLNNPGNPCGCVYRQKELQAIADLAVENRFFIISDEIYESLIYDGQKHISIASLNDSVRDLTFTVNGMSKAYAMTGWRIGYAAGPKEAIRVMGNIQSHSTSNPNSIAQYASTVALNAPKDCVQEMVKEFDKRRLYMMERIRSIPYLSCKKPEGAFYIMLNIRQCFGKHHGDTLIHDSLSFSDSLLESRMVTVVPGIAFGADSFVRLSYANSMDNIRRGLDRMEEFVNELA, encoded by the coding sequence ATGATTTTATCAAAAAAGGCCTGTGGGATATCAGAATCCCTTACCTTGTCCATTGATGCCAAAGCCAAGAAAATGAAATCAGAAGGTTATGATGTAGTGGGATTTGGAGCGGGAGAGCCTGATTTTCCCACTCCTGATTTTATTGTACAGGCAGCCAGGGAGGCATTGGATAAAGGCTTTACAAAATATACTCCTTCTTCGGGGACCCTGCAGTTGAGACAGGCAATCTGTAAAAAGTTTGAGAGAGAGAATCATATTACCTATACCCCGGATGAGGTGATTGTATCAAATGGTGCAAAACATTCCCTGTACAATATTTTTCAGGCGATCCTGAATCCGGGAGATGAAGTAATTATCCCGGGGCCGTATTGGCTCAGTTATCCGGAAATGGTCCGGATGGCGGATGGTGTTCCTGTAGTTGTGGATGTCAGGGAGGAGGATGGCTTCAGAGTTTCTGCAGATGATCTCAGAAAGGTGATTACACCTGGAACAAAGGCTTTTGTTTTGAACAATCCAGGCAACCCATGCGGATGCGTTTATCGGCAGAAGGAATTGCAGGCAATTGCGGATCTGGCAGTGGAGAACCGGTTCTTTATTATTTCTGATGAAATATATGAATCCCTGATTTATGACGGACAAAAGCATATCAGTATTGCATCGCTGAACGATTCAGTCCGGGATCTGACGTTTACGGTAAATGGCATGTCCAAAGCTTATGCCATGACCGGATGGCGAATTGGATATGCTGCCGGCCCGAAAGAGGCAATCCGGGTGATGGGAAATATACAGTCCCATTCAACGTCCAATCCCAACTCCATTGCCCAGTATGCCAGCACCGTCGCATTGAATGCGCCAAAAGACTGTGTTCAGGAAATGGTGAAGGAATTCGACAAAAGGCGGTTGTATATGATGGAGCGGATCCGTTCCATTCCTTATTTGTCCTGTAAAAAGCCGGAAGGTGCGTTTTATATCATGTTGAATATCCGCCAATGCTTCGGGAAACACCATGGGGATACCCTGATTCATGATTCCCTGAGCTTTTCCGATTCTTTGCTGGAATCCAGGATGGTAACCGTGGTTCCGGGTATTGCTTTTGGTGCTGATTCCTTTGTAAGGCTGTCTTATGCCAACTCCATGGATAATATCCGCAGGGGGTTGGATCGAATGGAAGAGTTTGTAAACGAACTGGCTTAA
- the purB gene encoding adenylosuccinate lyase: MEVYENPLITRYASRKMAENFSDKKKFTTWRKLWIILAETEKELGLPITEDQINELKSHETDLNLDVAAQREKEVRHDVMAHIYAYGQQCPKARPIIHLGATSCYVDDNTDAILMRDGLQILRGKLLACMERLADFAWKYKELPTLGFTHLQPAQLTTVGKRACLWLQDLMLDLEEMEDVLKAIRLRGAKGTTGTQASFLTLFEGDQEKVKELDERIVEKLGFHEAYPVTGQTYPRKLDSRILNLLSSIAQSAYKFSNDLRLLQHMKEIEEPFESHQIGSSAMAYKRNPMRSERISSLSRLVIVNSLNSAITASTQWLERTLDDSANRRISIPQAFLAVDGILNLYMNIIGGLVVYPQVIHKHIMEELPFMATEYILMEAVKKGGDRQELHEKIRVYSMEAGARVKEKGESNDLMDRIAADPAFGFTRKELADIMNPSNFIGRASDQVKDFLSDFVRPILEKNKDQIGEEEELKV; this comes from the coding sequence TTGGAGGTATATGAAAACCCTCTTATCACACGATATGCATCCCGCAAAATGGCTGAGAATTTTTCCGACAAAAAGAAGTTCACTACATGGAGGAAGCTCTGGATTATTCTTGCGGAGACAGAAAAGGAATTGGGACTGCCCATCACTGAGGATCAAATCAATGAACTAAAATCCCACGAAACGGATCTGAACCTGGATGTGGCAGCGCAACGGGAAAAGGAAGTCCGCCATGATGTAATGGCCCATATTTATGCATATGGTCAGCAATGCCCGAAAGCCAGGCCGATTATTCATCTGGGAGCCACCAGCTGTTATGTTGATGACAATACAGATGCCATTTTGATGAGAGACGGGCTGCAGATTCTTCGGGGAAAATTGCTGGCCTGTATGGAACGATTGGCTGATTTTGCATGGAAATACAAAGAACTGCCCACTTTGGGATTTACCCATTTACAGCCGGCCCAGCTCACTACGGTGGGGAAGCGTGCCTGTCTGTGGCTCCAGGATTTGATGCTGGATCTGGAGGAGATGGAAGATGTGCTGAAAGCAATCCGCCTTCGTGGCGCCAAAGGGACGACCGGCACCCAGGCCAGCTTTCTGACGCTCTTTGAAGGTGATCAGGAAAAGGTGAAGGAGCTGGATGAAAGGATCGTGGAAAAGCTGGGATTTCATGAGGCTTATCCGGTAACCGGGCAAACCTATCCCCGCAAGCTGGACAGCAGGATATTGAATCTGTTGAGTTCCATTGCCCAAAGTGCATACAAATTCAGCAACGATCTTCGGTTGCTGCAGCATATGAAAGAGATTGAGGAACCTTTTGAAAGTCATCAAATCGGTTCTTCTGCCATGGCTTACAAAAGAAATCCCATGCGTTCGGAAAGAATATCTTCCCTTTCCCGGCTGGTGATCGTCAATTCCCTGAATTCGGCGATTACGGCATCCACTCAATGGCTGGAGCGGACGCTGGATGATTCTGCAAACAGGAGAATATCCATCCCACAGGCCTTTTTGGCAGTGGATGGCATTCTGAATCTCTATATGAATATCATTGGCGGCCTGGTGGTTTATCCGCAGGTGATTCATAAGCACATTATGGAGGAACTTCCCTTTATGGCAACGGAATATATTTTGATGGAAGCAGTGAAAAAGGGCGGAGACCGACAGGAACTGCATGAAAAAATAAGGGTGTATTCCATGGAAGCAGGTGCCCGTGTTAAGGAAAAAGGGGAAAGCAACGATCTGATGGACCGGATTGCTGCAGATCCTGCATTTGGTTTTACACGGAAGGAACTGGCGGATATTATGAACCCATCCAATTTTATAGGCAGGGCATCGGATCAGGTAAAAGACTTCCTTTCCGATTTTGTTCGTCCGATATTGGAGAAAAACAAAGACCAAATCGGTGAGGAAGAAGAACTGAAAGTTTAA
- the rnhA gene encoding ribonuclease HI, translating into MNKKNVEIYTDGACSGNPGPGGWGAVLIYKGVEREMSGFERDTTNNRMELTGPIKALRALRQPCAVKLYTDSAYVFNAFTRNWIRKWQQNGWKTSQKQPVENQDLWKALLDLTQIHQVKWCKVKGHSDNEKNNRCDELAKKAVAGQKGIADRA; encoded by the coding sequence ATGAACAAAAAAAATGTTGAAATATATACAGATGGCGCTTGCAGTGGAAATCCGGGACCAGGTGGATGGGGTGCTGTTTTGATTTACAAAGGAGTCGAGCGGGAGATGTCCGGATTTGAACGGGATACCACCAACAACCGTATGGAACTAACCGGACCGATTAAAGCGCTGCGGGCTTTAAGACAGCCATGTGCAGTGAAGTTATACACGGATAGCGCTTATGTCTTTAATGCGTTTACGCGAAACTGGATCAGAAAATGGCAACAAAACGGATGGAAAACCAGTCAGAAACAGCCAGTGGAAAATCAGGATCTCTGGAAGGCATTGCTTGATCTGACACAAATTCATCAGGTGAAATGGTGCAAAGTAAAAGGGCACAGCGATAACGAGAAGAACAATCGATGCGATGAACTGGCAAAAAAGGCGGTAGCCGGTCAAAAAGGCATTGCTGACAGAGCATAG